In the Sus scrofa isolate TJ Tabasco breed Duroc chromosome 6, Sscrofa11.1, whole genome shotgun sequence genome, one interval contains:
- the MARVELD3 gene encoding MARVEL domain-containing protein 3 isoform 1 (isoform 1 is encoded by transcript variant 1): MERTSGTREPRTRPRERDPDRHPRPDRDRHPERQWDRAGDPRRERNGGERRDRDRDRERRDRDRERDRHSHQDRHRAGDHRGSEQRVPEKSRPSRTRDGPRQPTWDPAPPPWPAPWETPKPPSSRKGGLERRGPESERTSGRYQLSNPGPGLEEVEYYQSEAEGLLECHKCRYLCTGRGVIQIVEVILNGMVLMCIVASYFVLAGFSASFASGGGFGNNYYSPFEGTELEQVRQLDQQYTILRAPLIYGGVAVSLGLGVLTMGVLLRGAKSLNKLPRRWLLLEAAFSLLAAVGYCAGIGVYLHAALQINATDTCRTRERVYARKGLTWMNCQLAGTDGAAATFACLLVMMYGASVVLALRGYREQKHNQASREPHRGYADAPEYLWSGTL, from the exons ATGGAACGCACGTCGGGGACTCGAGAGCCCCGGACTCGGCCGAGAGAGCGGGATCCAGACCGGCACCCTCGCCCGGACCGAGATCGCCACCCCGAGCGACAGTGGGACAGAGCTGGGGACCCACGAAGGGAGAGAAACGGGGGAGAGCGAAGGGACAGGGACCGCGACAGGGAAAGGAGGGACCGCGACAGGGAAAGGGACCGACACTCCCACCAGGACAGACACAGGGCTGGGGACCATCGTGGAAGTGAACAAAGAGTCCCAGAAAAATCTCGCCCAAGTCGGACGCGGGACGGACCCCGGCAGCCGACTTGGGACCCAGCCCCGCCACCCTGGCCCGCGCCTTGGGAAACCCCGAAGCCACCATCCTCGCGGAAGGGGGGCCTTGAACGCCGCGGACCAGAAAG TGAACGCACTTCAGGGAGATATCAGCTCTCGAACCCTGGGCCTGGGCTAGAGGAAGTGGAATATTACCAGTCAGAGGCTGAAGGACTCCTGGAATGCCACAAGTGCAGATACCTGTGCACCGGGAGAG GTGTGATACAGATAGTGGAGGTGATACTGAATGGGATGGTTCTCATGTGTATCGTGGCCTCCTACTTTGTCCTTGCGGGATTCAGCGCCAGCTTTGCCAGCGGCGGCGGCTTTGGGAACAATTATTACTCACCGTTTGAGGGCACTGAGCTGGAGCAGGTTCGGCAGCTGGACCAGCAGTACACGATCCTCCGGGCACCACTGATATACGGCGGCGTGGCTGTTTCTCTGGGGCTGGGTGTCCTCACCATGGGTGTTTTACTCCGAGGAGCCAAGAGTCTAAACAAACTGCCGAGGAGGTGGCTCCTGCTGGAGGCCGCCTTCAGCCTCCTGGCAGCAGTGGGCTACTGCGCGGGCATCGGTGTTTACCTCCACGCGGCCTTGCAGATCAATGCCACAGACACCTGCAGGACACGAGAGAGGGTTTATGCCCGCAAGGGTCTCACCTGGATGAACTGCCAGCTGGCAGGCACAGATGGAGCAGCAGCCACCTTTGCCTGTCTGCTGGTGATGATGTACGGTGCCAGCGTGGTGCTGGCCCTGCGGGGCTACCGGGAACAGAAGCACAACCAAGCCAGCCGAGAACCGCACAGAGGCTACGCGGACGCACCGGAATACCTGTGGTCTGGAACACTCTGA
- the MARVELD3 gene encoding MARVEL domain-containing protein 3 isoform 2 (isoform 2 is encoded by transcript variant 2; The RefSeq protein has 2 substitutions compared to this genomic sequence), with translation MERTSGTREPRTRPRERDPDRHPRPDRDRHPERQWDRAGDPRRERNGGERRDRDRDREKRDRDRERDRHSHQDRHRAGDHRGSEQRVPEKSRPSRTRDGPRQPTWDPAPPPWPAPWETPKPPSSRKGGLERRGPESERTSGRYQLSNPGPGLEEVEYYQSEAEGLLECHKCRYLCTGRACCQMLEVLLNLLILACSSVSYNSTGGYTGITSLGGIYYYQYGGAYSGFSGADGEKAQQLDVQFYQLKLPTVTVAMACSGALMAFCCLLIAVGVLRVPWHCPLWLVVEGLLGMLVACAYIPALYFYFHNLSAAYASPVCQEREALYQSKGYSGFGCSFHGGDIGAGLFAVLGIGIFALGAVLAFRAYRKVQRLKEKPAEVLEF, from the exons ATGGAACGCACGTCGGGGACTCGAGAGCCCCGGACTCGGCCGAGAGAGCGGGATCCAGACCGGCACCCTCGCCCGGACCGAGATCGCCACCCCGAGCGACAGTGGGACAGAGCTGGGGACCCACGAAGGGAGAGAAACGGGGGAGAGCGAAGGGACAGGGACCGCGACAGGGAAAGGAGGGACCGCGACAGGGAAAGGGACCGACACTCCCACCAGGACAGACACAGGGCTGGGGACCATCGTGGAAGTGAACAAAGAGTCCCAGAAAAATCTCGCCCAAGTCGGACGCGGGACGGACCCCGGCAGCCGACTTGGGACCCAGCCCCGCCACCCTGGCCCGCGCCTTGGGAAACCCCGAAGCCACCATCCTCGCGGAAGGGGGGCCTTGAACGCCGCGGACCAGAAAG TGAACGCACTTCAGGGAGATATCAGCTCTCGAACCCTGGGCCTGGGCTAGAGGAAGTGGAATATTACCAGTCAGAGGCTGAAGGACTCCTGGAATGCCACAAGTGCAGATACCTGTGCACCGGGAGAG CCTGCTGCCAAATGCTGGAGGTTCTCCTGAACTTGCTGATCCTGGCCTGCAGCTCTGTGTCTTACAATTCCACGGGGGGCTACACGGGCATCACCAGCCTGGGGGGCATTTACTACTACCAGTATGGAGGGGCTTACAGTGGCTTCAGCGGTGCTGATGGGGAGAAAGCCCAGCAGCTGGATGTCCAGTTCTACCAGCTAAAGCTGCCCACGGTCACCGTGGCCATGGCCTGCAGTGGCGCCCTCATGGCCTTCTGCTGCCTCCTCATCGCTGTGGGCGTCCTGCGGGTCCCGTGGCACTGTCCCCTGTGGCTGGTGGTCGAAGGCTTGTTGGGCATGCTCGTCGCCTGCGCCTACATCCCCGCTTTGTACTTCTACTTCCACAACCTGTCCGCTGCCTACGCCTCTCCCGTGTGTCAGGAGAGGGAGGCGCTCTACCAGAGCAAAGGATACAGTGGCTTCGGCTGCAGTTTCCATGGGGGAGACATAGGAGCTGGACTCTTTGCTGTCCTGGGCATTGGGATCTTTGCCCTGGGGGCTGTGCTGGCCTTCCGGGCTTACAGAAAGGTCCAGAGGCTGAAAGAGAAGCCTGCGGAAATGTTGGAATTTTAG